The bacterium genome includes the window AACAGCATTCACCCTGATTTTTACGCCGAGTTTTTCAAGGTATGATATTTCCGCCTGCACGATCACCTTGGGCAGCCTGAACTCCGGTATCCCGTACACAAGTACACCGCCGGGCTTGTGAAGGGCCTCGAAAATGGTCACCTCATGCCCCAGTTTCGCCAGATCACCTGCGGCTGTCAGTCCCGAGGGTCCCGAGCCTATGATCGCTATCTTCCTGCCGGTCGGCGGCGCGATCTGAGGCACAACCATATCGCCGTGGGCGCGTTCGTAGTCGGCGGCAAACCGTTCGAGCCTTCCGATGGCAACCGGTTCGCCCTTTTTACCCCGGACACACAGTACCTCGCACTGTTCCTCCTGGGGACAGACTCTTCCACATATTGCCGGAAGGGAATTCGTTTCCTTGAGTTTCCAGGCGGCCTCGATGAATTTCCCCTCTTTGATGAGTTTTATAAATCCCGGAATATCGACACCGACCGGACATCCCGCCACGCATGGCCGTGCCTTGCACTGGAGGCACCGTTCCGCTTCCAGCATCGCTGTTTCGGCATCGTACCCATTCGGTACTTCCCGAAAGTTCCTGACCCGTTGTTCCGGCGCCTGTTCGGGCATCGGCTGACGGGGTATACTCATGCTATTCTTTGCCATCGAACGCTCTCTTTTTTATACAATTCGGATTCTCGTCTTCTTTAACGGGCTGCGCCGCCGCAGTCGCCTCACGCTCCTGATCCTTGAACATGTTGAGGCGGTGCATCAACTGGACAAAATCGACCTTGTGACCGTCAAACTCGGGGCCGTCCACACACACGAACTTCGTCTCCCCTCCGACCGTGATTCTGCACGCGCCGCACATGCCGGTGCCGTCGACCATGATCGCGTTGAGGCTGACTATCGTGGTGATTCCCATCGTTTTGGTCAATCCTGAGACCGCTTTCATCATGGGTACAGGGCCGATTGCCACGGCAAAATCGAAGTGATCGCCTTTTTCGGCCCGTTCCTTCAAAACATCAGTAACAAAGCCCTTCTGGCCGTATGAACCATCATCGGTCGCTATATAGACTTCATCGGACGCCCTGCGCATCCAGTCCTCGAGTATGACCAAATCTCTGGTCCTTCCGCCGAGGATCGAGGTCACACGGTTTCCGGCTGCCCTGAACGCCTGGGCAATAGGGTGAATCGGAGCTATGCCGATTCCTCCGCCGACACAAACCACATGGCCGTAACGCTCGATGTGTGTGGGATGGCCAAGCGGCCCGACCACATCGAGTATCCCTTCCGAGATGGGCATCTCTTCGAAATACGCCGTGGATTTCCCGGTTCGCTGAGAAATGATGGTGATCGTTCCTTTTTCCGGGTCGGCATCGGCTATGGTCAGGGGAATACGCTCCCCCTTCTCATAGAATCGCAGAATAACAAACTGTCCCGCTTTACGGGACCTCGCAATTTCAGGAGCGAGCAGAACCGCCTGTGTTACTCCGGGAGCAATGATTTTTTTCTCCAGAATCTGAAACATCGTTCCATGAACCTCGTTTTATATGTTAAAATAAGCTGATTTACTGTGGTTAAAGATACATAAAACGAAATAAAAATACAAGGATAATACAGATTTTATGAACACTGTTTTCAGCATCGGAAATTGCAGCCAAAAACAGAAAAGTCCCGGACAAACCATAGCCCGGGACTCTTCGATATTCTCAGAAAAAATGCGGGATTTTACAGATTTCCTATTGCCAACCGTTTCGCCAGGAGCTCACTCGCCTCGTCGAAAAACGTCAGGGTGTTGATCAATTCGGTATCGTCGGTATGCCATATCCGGTAACGGGCTTCGGAACCCCACTTTATACGGGCGATTTCCTGCTTTATCTCGCGCTCGATAAAATGCCTGCTCTCCTCGAACAGCGTCAGTGATACGGAGTGTCCCGACTCCTTGATATTCTTGATCATTCCGTCAATCATATCTTCGGGGATTTCATACTTCTGCAGGAATTTCTCGAGATCGGTATTGAACGGTATCGTATCTCCCGAGGTTATATTCCTGTCGATGGCATATTTCTTGAAACGCTCGAATTCATTCTCGGGAATACGGTATTGAAGAAGAAAATCCTCAAAATAGACAGGAATGTCGTTGTGACGGATCAGGTAGTCATTGGCGAACTCGAAGAAAATATGAGTCCCCCGCAGTGCTGATTCGTATTCATTGAGCTTCGGCGGTATTTCGATCACCCGGTCGGGCGTTATCCCCCCTCCGCCGTACACATTACGGCCGAGATCGGTGTAGTAAACCGGTTTACCGACCTTCGAGGAATCGGCGGCATTGGGATCGACATCGTCGAATCCTTCCTTGATATAGTCGTCCCTGCCGTTATCGTACGGCCGCTGTATGAGACGGCCCGATGGAGTATAATAGTGGGCGACGGACAGCATAAGCGTCCCGAAGTTTTTCTTGTTGAGCCTCGTCACGAGTGGAAACGGATTCATGACGAGCCCTTTGCCGAATGATGTCTGCCCGACGATGAGCGCACGGTCATGATCCTGAAGCGCTCCGGCGACAATCTCCGATGCCGATGCCGAATAATGGTTGATCATGACAATCAGCGGTATGGTGGTATAGCTCGTATATTTTTCGGACGGGGAAGCGTTCCATGTGTTGTTATCGGAATCGCGTCTCCCTTTTGTATAGACCACGGTCCCCCTGTTGATGAAAAAATTCACCACGCTTACGGCGGCTTCGAGCGATCCCCCCGAATTATTACGGAGATCGAGGACGAGTCGCTGCATCCCCATAGCTTTTAATTTGTCCAGAGCTTTTGCCACGTCATCCTGTGTCTTTATGGTAAACCGGGTCAGTGAAATGTAGCCCGTTTTATCATCGATCATATATGCATGCGTAACGCTGTTAATATTGACCTTGTCACGGGTGATCGTGAATTTGAGGAGCTTATCCTCTCCGGGCCGCTCGACATGCACAGTCACCGTGGAGCCGCTCGGGCCGCGGAGCAGATCTTTCACCTTGTCCTCTTTTATCCCAAGGACGCTTTTATTGTCGATCTTGACAATCTTGTCACGGGACAGCAGTCCGGCCATCTCGGAAGGTCCCCCCTCGACAACCTCGATCACCGTAATCTTGTTATCCAGTATGGCAAAGGTTATTCCGACTCCCTCGAA containing:
- a CDS encoding sulfide/dihydroorotate dehydrogenase-like FAD/NAD-binding protein, whose product is MFQILEKKIIAPGVTQAVLLAPEIARSRKAGQFVILRFYEKGERIPLTIADADPEKGTITIISQRTGKSTAYFEEMPISEGILDVVGPLGHPTHIERYGHVVCVGGGIGIAPIHPIAQAFRAAGNRVTSILGGRTRDLVILEDWMRRASDEVYIATDDGSYGQKGFVTDVLKERAEKGDHFDFAVAIGPVPMMKAVSGLTKTMGITTIVSLNAIMVDGTGMCGACRITVGGETKFVCVDGPEFDGHKVDFVQLMHRLNMFKDQEREATAAAQPVKEDENPNCIKKRAFDGKE
- a CDS encoding S41 family peptidase codes for the protein MKKPFYGIAGILALILLTSFPIQAFCEEEYEELDIFQLETLILDRVRRAYVDSISGTELLQGAVDGMIKKLDPHSSYMPRSTADDFSEKIRGDFEGVGITFAILDNKITVIEVVEGGPSEMAGLLSRDKIVKIDNKSVLGIKEDKVKDLLRGPSGSTVTVHVERPGEDKLLKFTITRDKVNINSVTHAYMIDDKTGYISLTRFTIKTQDDVAKALDKLKAMGMQRLVLDLRNNSGGSLEAAVSVVNFFINRGTVVYTKGRRDSDNNTWNASPSEKYTSYTTIPLIVMINHYSASASEIVAGALQDHDRALIVGQTSFGKGLVMNPFPLVTRLNKKNFGTLMLSVAHYYTPSGRLIQRPYDNGRDDYIKEGFDDVDPNAADSSKVGKPVYYTDLGRNVYGGGGITPDRVIEIPPKLNEYESALRGTHIFFEFANDYLIRHNDIPVYFEDFLLQYRIPENEFERFKKYAIDRNITSGDTIPFNTDLEKFLQKYEIPEDMIDGMIKNIKESGHSVSLTLFEESRHFIEREIKQEIARIKWGSEARYRIWHTDDTELINTLTFFDEASELLAKRLAIGNL